Genomic window (Gelria sp. Kuro-4):
AAGATTTCAACTCCCTTGCTCTCTGCCGCCTTCACCAGGGCCGAGATCGGCCCCGATGCGTCTGGAAGCGCTTGGTGCGCTCGGGGCGCCGAGCTCCCCATAACGGGGGTCACCTTATCGGAGAACTTGACGCCCAAAGACATGAGCCAGTCAATTGTCTCACCGCCACGTTCGGCGATCATGCGCACCTGTTCAGGGTCGCGCCTGCCTCCGCTTTTGTCCATAGCGTCCTTGTAGAAGGCTTCAGCTGAGTCCTTAATCCCCGCATTGCGCTGAATCGAAGTATTCCCCACATAGAAGATTCCTGTTGAGAGAATGGAGTTACCGCCCGCGAAGGCCAGCTTCTCGAGCAGCGCAACTTTGGCGCCGTTCTCGGCTGCCGCGACGGCACTTGTGAGGCCGCCCAGGCCGGCCCCGACAACTACCACATCGTAGTCTTTACCGGAGCCTCCTGCAGAAGACTGCCCGGAGTCCTTGCTTGTTTCACAACCGGTGAGCCCAAGTGTAAGAAAGACAGCCAGGGCGAATGAGAGGGCTCTAAACAGCTTATTCCTCAACTGGGTCTCCTCCTTGAAATGCTGTGTACTGGTTTACGAGATCATTGTGAAAAACTTAACTACATCTTATACCTCATTGTTAGACCTACGGCGATAAAGACCCTCCCTCAGCCTGCCGCTTCGAAACACTGCCATCCCTTGTTGCGCCTAGATAGGTCTGGTATCTGCACCTCCTTTTCTTCTTGTGTATTCGTTATCAAGGCGGAGATTCCTGCTGGAAAAACAGCCTTATATCAAATGTTTGACAAATCAATATCATACCCTGCCAGGCAATAGAGAGCTGCGCATTCCTCACGATCGCTCGCCCCGCGCCGGAGTAACAGGTGACGTGCTGTGCTTTGTGAGTGCCCAACGACCTTTCCTCACAATCTCCACCATAGTCAGTTCACATCCAGGCACTTCAAAAAAAGGGGCCTGCCTCAGAGGAGGCAGACCCAGTTTTCGTCTTCAGGCTTGCTAGTTAATGCCCGCGGCCAACTCAGCCATGAGTTGAGTCGTCAGCTTGAGCACTGCTGCCAGCAGAGCGTCCCCTTTGGCATGAGTAGCCTTCGTGGGATCGCCCACCACGCCTGTTGGAGTTATGTCCTTCATGCTGCTGATCGTCCAGCCGAGTCCGGGCTTACTGGTGAACAGATTGTAATCCACAAACGCGGAGCTGCTTTCTGGCAGCACGGCCTCAGCCTTATCCATGAGGACCCGTTGCCCCAAGGCCAGCGAAAGGGAGGTTTCACCCTCACAGCCGTGGAACAGGCCGGTCTCAACCACCTTTTGCAGCGTGCTGCCGATGAGGTGCCACCACTCGAGCAGCATGAACTTCGCGTCGCGGTACGTATGGGCCAGGTCGCTGGCCGTGAGGGCGAGGGCGCTGCTGTTGCCGCCGTGGGCGTTGACGAGCACAATGTTCCGGAAACCGTGGTGGTAAAGGGAGGTGCAAACCTCCTTAACCACGCGTTGGAAAGTTTCGGGCGACAGAGTCAGAGAACCAGGGAAATCCATGTGGTGTTCCGACAGACCGATGGCGATGCAGGTGCTGACGGCCACAGGAATGCCGGCTGCCTCGCTGGCGGCGGCTATCTTGCGGCACAGCGCCTCGGCGGTAAAGGCATCGTTGTTGACGGGCAGGTGCGGCCCGTGTTGCTCGGTGGAACCCACCGGCACCAGCACTGTTTTGGTTTTCTGCAGTACCTCTGCGACCTCCGGCCAGGTCAGCTCGGGAAGAAACACGTTAAGACCTCCTCAGGGTAGAACTACTCAAGGAGCTTGCGCATGGTGGGATTGTACTTGCGCAAAAGTTCAATGAGGAAGATGGCGATGGGGAAGTACACCAGGTTAATGAGTTCCACCACCACCAGGGCCGCCTTAAAAGGCATAACGCCCAAGACCGGGCCGAGAAGGATGGCGTACGATAACGGCCAAAGAACGAACTGGTTGAAGGCCAGGCCGAGGTAATAGAACGGGTGACGCAGGTAACGGAAAACCAGGCCCTGGGCGAAGCCGAGCAACACGTCCGCGGTTACGTCCACCACCGGCAGGGCGGAAGCGGCGCCGCAGAGCACACCGATGATGATGCCGGCAATGGGGCCGCCGAGTGCAGGACCGATTAAGGCTGCTAGATCGCGCGGGTCGATGTTGATGGTGGCGAAGACAGGAATGATGACGCCGGCCGCTCGAAGGGCGAAACCAAGGCCACCGAAGGCGGCGGCAAAACCGATTTCACGTGAGCCGAAACGCCAAACGGGATAACGGGTGTCCGGATCCTTGAAGAGGCCGCGGCGGGCGGGTTCAGCGTCTGTGTTAGGCACTGAGTGCATCTCCCTTCGTAATTATTATAATAATGTATCAGCTGAAAAGACCGAGGGTAAAGCGCCAACTGGCCAGGTCGTACCAGCGGAGCAGGATAATCGCCAGGGCGATAAGCGCCAGCAGGAGAAAGGCGGTGCGGTCGGCAGGGCCGAACCGGGGTTCCACCCGCCAGGTCCGCCGCCGGGTGTTGTAACCGTAGCCGCGGGATTCAATAGCCACGGCGATATTCTGGGCGCTCTTCAGCGCGAAGAACATGATGGGTAAGAGGAGAGCGGGCAACGCCTTGGTACGCTGGATGAAGCTGCCGGAGGTTACACCCGCCCAGCCGCGGGCTCTTTGGGCGTCGGTGATGGTGCGCGTTGTACGGACCAGAACGGGTATAAACCCAAAACCAATACCTACGGCGATGCCGGCGGCCGGCGGCAGGTGCCACTTGGTGAGGCCGCGGACAATGTCTGTGATTTGAGTGGTAAGGGTGAGCAGACGCACCGCCAGGACGATGAGGAGTAGGCGGAGCAACATGGCGATGGATACCAGAATACCGATGGCGGTGATCGGGAGCAGCCGCAGCGGTGGGACCACGTAAAAGAGAATGTTGCGCGGATCGGCCAGGGCTGCGCTGGCCGCCGGATTAAGCCAGAGGTTGGAGAGGAAGTAGATGACACAG
Coding sequences:
- a CDS encoding creatininase family protein, encoding MFLPELTWPEVAEVLQKTKTVLVPVGSTEQHGPHLPVNNDAFTAEALCRKIAAASEAAGIPVAVSTCIAIGLSEHHMDFPGSLTLSPETFQRVVKEVCTSLYHHGFRNIVLVNAHGGNSSALALTASDLAHTYRDAKFMLLEWWHLIGSTLQKVVETGLFHGCEGETSLSLALGQRVLMDKAEAVLPESSSAFVDYNLFTSKPGLGWTISSMKDITPTGVVGDPTKATHAKGDALLAAVLKLTTQLMAELAAGIN
- a CDS encoding energy-coupling factor transporter transmembrane protein EcfT — translated: MGLTGIDYLPGNSWLHRLDARTKIIWFIALTILMLFLSDPLWLALLTLLVYSSLYLCGIDREPVHSFLRGLTPICVIYFLSNLWLNPAASAALADPRNILFYVVPPLRLLPITAIGILVSIAMLLRLLLIVLAVRLLTLTTQITDIVRGLTKWHLPPAAGIAVGIGFGFIPVLVRTTRTITDAQRARGWAGVTSGSFIQRTKALPALLLPIMFFALKSAQNIAVAIESRGYGYNTRRRTWRVEPRFGPADRTAFLLLALIALAIILLRWYDLASWRFTLGLFS